One genomic region from Candidatus Mesenet endosymbiont of Agriotes lineatus encodes:
- a CDS encoding ankyrin repeat domain-containing protein: MPVQETEESNIVDQLQVVCRLDDELETSSESSDSGIDFPKFDDDQQPDERECVLLNNVQSPHSRVEKILQIFNIEFKDYNNIDNLLCTLNLLPLLISQVPDINFDGLIYREAFDFFIKQGINVNSQNKCRITLLHLAIEIGDIEAVRYLLTIKNINPFIQNNNGRTPFNYAEGKKEILRMLIEAEYKHGSTKNKFFHFAVKHNQINAVKYLVEDQGYEVDLRDCQCSTPLHVAAMEGHVDIIKYLIAKGANVNHVSRLGNTALILAVSCINSNEKNKLEIIKLLIKNGAGINFVPEKDKAFCQMSVLHFAVEHFIQNSNQDSLNIVSYLLSSPKLNVNICDDHNETVLHYVVKSKLDVNSQLKILGILLTRKDVNLSIADNKDKTPLDYAKKPILDVLCKYIKIKNNYEIANSASYCLATLMMTTSFILIIESSILLNDVVAIQDDYARYMCVGFIVMAAVGMLSGIDILICNYIEEKRIKEDFEYQIEKLIKNSDNFNTVLTQPKTGSILNANSNYR; encoded by the coding sequence ATGCCAGTACAGGAAACAGAAGAAAGTAATATCGTTGACCAACTGCAAGTTGTTTGTAGATTGGATGATGAACTAGAAACTAGTAGTGAATCGTCAGATTCTGGTATTGATTTTCCCAAATTTGATGATGATCAGCAACCAGATGAACGTGAGTGTGTTTTACTTAATAATGTTCAAAGTCCACATAGCAGAGTAGAAAAGATTCTCCAGATATTTAATATAGAATTTAAAGATTATAACAATATAGATAATTTACTTTGTACACTTAATTTACTTCCTTTACTTATTAGTCAAGTTCCTGATATAAACTTTGATGGTCTAATTTATAGAGAGGCTTTTGATTTCTTTATAAAACAGGGTATTAATGTTAATTCACAAAACAAATGTAGAATTACACTACTTCATCTAGCAATAGAAATTGGTGACATTGAGGCAGTAAGATATTTACTTACTATAAAAAACATAAATCCGTTTATCCAAAATAATAATGGCAGAACACCATTTAACTATGCTGAAGGAAAAAAGGAAATATTGCGAATGCTGATTGAAGCTGAATATAAGCATGGTAGCACTAAAAACAAGTTTTTTCACTTCGCTGTAAAACATAATCAAATTAATGCAGTTAAATATTTAGTAGAAGATCAAGGATACGAGGTTGATCTAAGAGATTGTCAATGCTCAACGCCACTGCACGTTGCAGCCATGGAAGGTCATGTTGATATTATAAAGTATCTAATTGCAAAAGGTGCTAATGTAAATCATGTTTCTCGACTTGGAAATACAGCTTTAATTCTTGCTGTAAGTTGCATTAATAGTAATGAAAAAAATAAATTAGAAATAATAAAATTATTGATAAAAAATGGAGCAGGTATTAATTTTGTTCCTGAAAAGGATAAAGCTTTTTGTCAGATGTCAGTACTACATTTCGCTGTAGAACACTTTATCCAAAATAGCAACCAAGATTCGTTAAATATAGTTTCGTATCTGCTGTCCTCACCTAAGCTAAACGTTAACATTTGTGATGATCATAACGAAACAGTACTACATTATGTGGTAAAGAGTAAACTAGATGTAAACAGTCAATTGAAAATTTTAGGTATTTTGTTAACAAGAAAAGATGTTAATCTTTCAATTGCAGATAATAAGGACAAAACTCCTCTTGATTATGCCAAAAAGCCAATTTTGGATGTTTTATGTAAATATATAAAAATTAAAAATAATTATGAAATTGCTAACTCAGCTTCGTATTGTTTAGCTACACTAATGATGACAACTAGTTTTATATTAATTATAGAAAGTAGCATCTTGTTAAACGATGTAGTAGCAATACAGGATGATTATGCACGTTATATGTGTGTTGGTTTTATTGTAATGGCAGCAGTTGGTATGTTGAGCGGTATTGATATCTTAATCTGTAATTATATCGAAGAAAAAAGAATAAAGGAAGATTTTGAATACCAGATAGAAAAATTGATCAAAAATAGTGATAACTTTAATACTGTATTAACTCAACCAAAAACAGGGAGTATACTAAATGCAAACTCTAACTATAGATGA
- the uvrC gene encoding excinuclease ABC subunit UvrC, with amino-acid sequence MLSIGIEIVRQQAKISPQKCGIYKMLDVNGNFLYIGKAKNLNARLSDYLRTNTLAQRIKAMITQVAKIEVIVTQNEAEALLLEAQLIKALKPHYNIMLKDDKSYPYIAISQHEYPRISKYRGHLKDGYYYYGPFPSVSAVNNAIISICKTFLLRTCSDRNFSSRARPCIEYQIKRCSAPCVQKISQTNYINSVKQAQKTLSGRSKEVQMQLLTAMKQHSKNMNYELAAMLRDRLRSLQAIQMKTIDFCFPEDADFIGIAEKPDSFCVQVLSFRNGYHYSSTPYFLHKYNNVTSNEILTTFIMQFYKANIPNKIFTHLDVSELNVVSQALSKIAGHQVEVLCAKSDAELELLEFANNNAKQTLVSKSLTSTEILEKLKGVARVFSLSYIPERIEVYDNSHISGNQQVGVMIVAGRDGFLRNEYRKFSINTSKKSDDYAMIEEVLKRRFSGKIKDVVPDLLLIDGGPGHLSIVSNILKKLQLNIPFFCMAKGPNRNAGCENFYMLNKGTFTLKKDDKIMLYLQLLRNEAHRFAITAHRKKRDKLFMLSQLNEVPGIGRSRKKALLSYFGSMQAIKNASLLDIKNVPGINEKLAQIIFDYLSNN; translated from the coding sequence ATGTTAAGCATAGGAATTGAAATAGTAAGGCAACAGGCAAAAATATCTCCTCAAAAATGTGGGATATATAAGATGCTGGATGTTAATGGCAATTTTCTTTATATTGGCAAAGCAAAGAATCTAAATGCGAGGCTTTCTGATTATTTAAGAACTAATACATTAGCTCAGCGCATTAAAGCCATGATTACTCAAGTTGCAAAGATTGAAGTTATAGTCACTCAAAATGAAGCTGAAGCTTTATTACTTGAAGCACAGTTGATAAAAGCGTTAAAACCGCATTATAATATAATGCTAAAAGATGATAAATCTTATCCATATATTGCCATCTCTCAGCATGAATACCCAAGAATTAGTAAGTATAGAGGACATTTAAAAGATGGATATTACTATTACGGTCCTTTTCCTTCTGTATCTGCTGTAAATAATGCAATTATTTCTATTTGTAAGACTTTCTTATTACGTACATGTTCAGATAGAAATTTTTCTTCAAGAGCTAGGCCATGTATTGAATATCAAATAAAACGTTGCTCTGCCCCTTGTGTGCAGAAGATATCGCAGACGAACTATATAAATTCAGTTAAACAGGCACAGAAAACGTTATCAGGTAGAAGCAAGGAAGTGCAAATGCAGCTACTTACTGCGATGAAGCAGCACAGTAAAAATATGAATTATGAGTTAGCTGCGATGCTAAGGGACAGGTTAAGATCACTGCAGGCAATTCAGATGAAAACAATTGATTTTTGTTTTCCTGAAGATGCGGATTTTATCGGTATTGCTGAAAAACCAGATAGTTTTTGTGTTCAAGTTTTGTCATTTAGAAATGGATATCATTATAGTAGCACTCCTTATTTCCTTCATAAATATAATAATGTAACTAGCAATGAAATTTTAACTACTTTTATCATGCAGTTTTACAAAGCTAATATTCCAAATAAAATTTTTACTCATTTAGACGTGAGCGAGCTTAATGTGGTTAGCCAGGCGCTCAGCAAAATTGCTGGGCACCAAGTGGAAGTATTGTGTGCAAAAAGTGATGCAGAACTTGAGCTACTTGAGTTTGCAAATAACAATGCTAAGCAAACCCTTGTAAGTAAGTCTTTAACATCTACAGAAATTTTGGAAAAATTAAAAGGTGTAGCTAGGGTGTTCTCTTTATCTTATATTCCAGAGCGTATTGAGGTCTATGACAATAGTCATATATCTGGTAATCAGCAAGTAGGAGTAATGATTGTTGCAGGAAGGGATGGTTTTTTGAGGAATGAGTATAGAAAGTTTTCTATTAATACAAGTAAAAAAAGTGACGATTATGCAATGATTGAGGAAGTGCTTAAAAGAAGGTTCTCTGGCAAAATAAAAGATGTTGTACCAGACCTTTTGCTTATTGATGGTGGACCAGGCCATCTTTCGATCGTAAGTAATATATTAAAAAAATTACAGCTAAACATTCCTTTTTTTTGTATGGCTAAGGGACCTAACCGCAATGCGGGATGTGAAAACTTTTATATGTTAAATAAAGGAACTTTTACTTTAAAGAAAGATGATAAGATTATGCTTTATTTGCAACTTTTACGTAATGAAGCCCATCGTTTCGCTATAACAGCACATCGAAAAAAGCGTGACAAGCTTTTTATGTTATCACAACTAAATGAAGTTCCAGGTATTGGTAGAAGTAGAAAAAAAGCATTGCTTTCTTACTTTGGTTCTATGCAAGCAATAAAAAATGCCTCGCTGCTTGACATTAAAAACGTTCCTGGAATTAATGAAAAATTAGCTCAAATAATCTTTGATTATCTATCAAATAATTAG
- the cutA gene encoding divalent-cation tolerance protein CutA: protein MDTLTLIYITIDNYEGAKKIIEELLKEKLIACANIFCNVTSMYLWQGEVRSESEVIVIVKSLSTLAHDVIAKIKSIHPYEIPGIIAIPTDKVDNDFYTWICGCIN, encoded by the coding sequence ATGGATACCCTAACATTAATTTATATAACTATCGACAATTATGAAGGTGCAAAGAAAATTATTGAAGAGTTACTTAAAGAAAAATTAATTGCATGTGCAAATATTTTTTGCAACGTTACATCAATGTACCTATGGCAAGGGGAGGTCCGTAGTGAAAGTGAGGTTATAGTAATAGTGAAGAGTTTAAGTACTTTAGCTCATGATGTGATTGCAAAAATTAAAAGCATTCATCCTTATGAAATTCCTGGGATCATTGCAATACCTACAGATAAAGTTGATAATGATTTCTATACATGGATTTGCGGGTGCATAAATTAA
- a CDS encoding zinc-finger domain-containing protein has translation MYQLKVKHKKICCNGTNEIGIDEGLGHPLIYLDMGNEDSIACPYCSKVFIYSYAEDGVLN, from the coding sequence ATGTATCAACTAAAGGTAAAACATAAGAAAATCTGTTGTAATGGTACTAATGAAATAGGAATAGATGAAGGCTTAGGCCATCCTCTTATTTATTTAGATATGGGAAATGAAGACAGCATAGCTTGCCCTTATTGTAGCAAAGTTTTTATTTATAGCTATGCAGAAGATGGTGTTTTAAATTAA
- the fumC gene encoding class II fumarate hydratase codes for MSDTRIESDSLGEIAVSSNHYWGAQTQRSLENFKIGSEKIPISLIKALAIVKLAVARVNIRYGDIASGIGRAICQAVQEIIDGKFDEEFPLVIWQTGSGTQTNMNINEVIANRAIEIMGGIIGSKSPVHPNDHVNYGQSSNDTFPTAMHIAAAKQVNDMLIPNMQKLYETLDLKSQEFAQIIKVGRTHLQDATPLTLGQEFSGYAAQIQKGIERVKTALTNIYELAQGGTAVGTGLNTKKNFALDFAKEVAEITDLPFVTAKNKFEALAANDALVELSGALNTAAVSIMKIANDIRLLASGPRCGIREIILPTNEPGSSIMPGKVNPTQCEAITMVCAQVMGNHTTVTIAGSNGHFELNVFKPVIIYNVLQSIQLLADASINFSNKCIVGIQANRKRISDLLNQSLMLVTALNTHIGYDNAAKIAKYAYDKNITLKEAAIELRLLDEQRFDEIIKPENMISPK; via the coding sequence ATGAGTGATACTAGGATAGAATCTGATAGTTTGGGAGAAATAGCTGTTTCAAGTAATCATTACTGGGGAGCGCAAACCCAGCGTTCTTTGGAAAATTTCAAGATTGGCTCAGAAAAAATACCGATTTCTTTGATTAAAGCTTTAGCAATAGTGAAGTTAGCTGTAGCGCGTGTTAATATAAGATATGGAGATATTGCAAGTGGTATCGGCAGAGCAATTTGTCAAGCAGTGCAAGAAATAATAGATGGTAAATTCGATGAAGAGTTTCCTCTTGTTATTTGGCAGACTGGTTCTGGTACTCAGACTAATATGAATATCAATGAAGTCATAGCTAATCGTGCAATAGAGATAATGGGTGGAATAATTGGAAGTAAGTCTCCAGTGCACCCAAATGATCATGTTAACTATGGGCAATCTTCAAACGATACCTTTCCAACAGCAATGCATATAGCTGCAGCTAAGCAGGTAAATGATATGCTTATTCCCAATATGCAAAAGTTATATGAAACATTAGATTTAAAGTCACAGGAGTTTGCACAAATTATTAAAGTTGGACGAACTCATTTGCAAGATGCAACGCCACTCACTTTGGGGCAAGAATTTTCTGGCTATGCAGCCCAAATTCAAAAGGGTATCGAGAGAGTAAAAACTGCTTTAACAAATATATATGAGCTTGCACAAGGAGGCACTGCAGTTGGTACGGGTCTTAATACTAAGAAAAACTTTGCTTTAGATTTTGCAAAGGAAGTAGCAGAAATAACGGATCTACCTTTTGTAACAGCAAAAAATAAATTTGAAGCATTAGCAGCAAATGATGCACTAGTTGAACTGAGTGGAGCGTTAAATACAGCTGCAGTAAGTATTATGAAAATTGCAAATGACATAAGACTTTTAGCATCAGGACCAAGGTGCGGTATTAGAGAAATAATACTACCGACCAACGAACCAGGATCCTCAATTATGCCAGGAAAAGTAAATCCAACTCAATGTGAAGCAATTACTATGGTATGTGCTCAAGTAATGGGAAATCATACAACCGTTACAATTGCTGGTAGCAATGGTCACTTTGAGCTAAACGTTTTTAAACCAGTAATTATCTATAACGTACTACAGTCAATTCAGCTCTTAGCTGATGCTAGTATTAATTTTAGTAATAAATGCATAGTTGGGATTCAGGCCAACAGGAAAAGAATATCAGATTTATTAAATCAATCTTTAATGTTAGTTACTGCTTTAAATACTCACATAGGTTACGATAATGCAGCGAAAATAGCAAAATATGCCTATGATAAGAATATTACTCTCAAAGAAGCAGCTATAGAGCTTAGACTGCTTGACGAGCAAAGATTTGATGAAATAATAAAGCCAGAAAATATGATTAGCCCTAAGTAG